In the Magnetospira sp. QH-2 genome, one interval contains:
- a CDS encoding peptidase domain-containing ABC transporter, whose translation MSNPIDRQASPDFAWGDMAEHQTLGDEQILSGKLGGFKAATDLAACLLPLLQALGWEGYPRHISESLPHFADSLDLTDLLNVLAHHGYASQQFRAPLDGIDSRLYPCLYLPDHGMAQVALERRGRAVRVFDAASRSYHDQTKFKGSGTVYVFRAEELQEQAAKGSRTSFVFDLALRFRRLIVRALAASFFANLLVLATPIFIMGVYDRVVATGSLSTLSFMVIGVAVALLGDLALKSLRANLIAHIGARMDYLMGRAIFRRLLFLPPAYTEMANANAQVARLKDFESIREFFTGPLATVMLEGPFVLIFVAVMAMIGGTIAFVPLIALLIFVVMAGVFAPMLHRKVGDAAQAESRKQEFLVEALTKMRTLMDTGAEDIWYDRYRELSARAAIKGNQSALLSSHAAAIAQTLIMVAGLATLAWGVFKALEGEITVGGLIASMIMVWWILRPMQTLFLTLTQVDQIASSAKQINALMQLRPERDETAQVIPLEEMKGAVTLDRVSLRYKSESNPALIGVSLAAEPGEVVALVGPNGSGKSTMLKLIAGIYAPQAGTVSFDGIDIRQLDPIELRHHVAYVPQEYHMFFGTLAQNLRLSHPTATDEELSWACAQAGVLDEIEALPKGFWTRVGDGRSDMLPSNFLQRISLARAYLRRAPILLLDEPVNGLDFEGDRQFIKTLEAMRGSTTVFLVTHRPSHLRYVDKVAVLDGGMVRMFGPAEQVRKRIPDGLF comes from the coding sequence ATGAGCAATCCCATCGACAGGCAAGCGAGCCCGGATTTTGCCTGGGGCGACATGGCGGAGCACCAGACACTAGGCGATGAGCAAATCCTCTCGGGCAAGCTTGGCGGCTTCAAGGCGGCCACCGATCTCGCCGCCTGCCTCCTGCCTTTGTTGCAGGCCCTGGGCTGGGAAGGCTATCCGCGGCATATCTCCGAGTCCCTGCCCCATTTCGCGGATTCCTTGGATCTGACCGACCTGCTGAATGTGTTGGCCCATCATGGTTATGCCAGTCAGCAATTCCGCGCGCCTCTCGATGGCATTGATTCCCGGCTTTATCCCTGCCTCTATCTGCCGGACCATGGCATGGCCCAGGTGGCCCTGGAGCGACGCGGCCGGGCCGTGCGGGTGTTTGATGCCGCCAGCCGATCTTATCACGATCAAACCAAATTCAAAGGCAGCGGCACGGTCTATGTGTTCCGGGCCGAGGAGTTGCAGGAACAGGCAGCGAAGGGATCGCGCACCTCTTTTGTCTTCGATCTTGCCCTTCGCTTCCGGCGTCTGATTGTTCGGGCCCTGGCCGCCAGTTTTTTCGCCAATCTGCTGGTCCTCGCCACGCCGATCTTCATCATGGGGGTTTATGACCGGGTGGTCGCCACCGGGTCGCTCTCCACCCTGAGCTTCATGGTGATTGGCGTGGCGGTTGCCCTGTTGGGTGATCTGGCGCTTAAAAGCTTGCGAGCCAATCTGATTGCCCATATTGGCGCCCGGATGGATTACCTGATGGGCCGGGCCATCTTCCGTCGCTTGCTGTTTCTGCCTCCGGCCTATACCGAAATGGCCAATGCCAATGCCCAGGTGGCGCGACTGAAGGATTTCGAGAGCATTCGAGAGTTCTTTACCGGTCCCTTGGCAACGGTGATGCTCGAAGGCCCCTTTGTGCTCATATTCGTTGCCGTGATGGCCATGATCGGCGGTACCATCGCCTTTGTGCCGCTGATCGCGCTGTTGATCTTTGTCGTCATGGCCGGGGTATTCGCGCCCATGCTGCATCGAAAGGTCGGAGACGCGGCCCAGGCCGAAAGCCGAAAGCAGGAATTCCTGGTCGAGGCCCTGACCAAGATGCGCACACTCATGGATACCGGAGCCGAGGATATCTGGTACGACCGCTACCGCGAATTGTCGGCACGGGCCGCCATCAAAGGCAATCAAAGTGCTTTGCTATCCTCTCATGCCGCCGCCATTGCCCAGACCCTGATCATGGTGGCGGGTCTCGCCACCCTGGCCTGGGGGGTTTTCAAGGCGCTGGAGGGGGAAATCACCGTCGGTGGCCTGATCGCTTCCATGATCATGGTCTGGTGGATCTTGCGCCCCATGCAAACCCTGTTTTTGACTCTGACCCAGGTCGATCAGATTGCTTCCTCGGCCAAACAGATCAACGCCCTCATGCAGCTTCGTCCCGAAAGGGACGAAACCGCCCAAGTCATCCCCTTGGAAGAGATGAAAGGGGCGGTGACCTTGGATCGGGTATCCCTGCGCTATAAATCGGAATCCAATCCGGCCTTGATTGGCGTGTCCCTGGCCGCCGAGCCGGGTGAAGTGGTTGCCCTGGTCGGTCCCAATGGGTCGGGCAAGTCGACGATGCTGAAACTGATCGCCGGGATATATGCCCCGCAGGCTGGAACGGTCTCATTCGACGGCATCGATATCCGCCAGCTTGATCCCATCGAGTTGCGTCATCACGTGGCCTATGTCCCGCAGGAATATCATATGTTCTTCGGCACATTGGCGCAAAACCTGCGGCTGTCCCATCCCACGGCAACCGATGAAGAATTGAGTTGGGCCTGCGCCCAGGCCGGTGTTCTCGACGAGATCGAGGCTCTGCCCAAAGGCTTTTGGACGCGTGTGGGCGATGGCCGGTCCGACATGTTGCCGTCCAATTTCCTGCAACGCATTTCCCTTGCGCGGGCCTATTTGCGCCGCGCCCCGATCCTGCTTCTAGACGAGCCGGTCAATGGCCTGGATTTCGAGGGCGACCGCCAATTTATCAAAACACTGGAAGCCATGCGGGGCAGCACAACTGTGTTCCTCGTCACACACAGACCAAGCCATTTGCGCTATGTTGATAAGGTTGCCGTTTTAGACGGCGGCATGGTGCGCATGTTTGGTCCGGCGGAACAGGTCCGTAAGCGGATCCCTGATGGTTTGTTCTGA